Part of the Lycium ferocissimum isolate CSIRO_LF1 chromosome 6, AGI_CSIRO_Lferr_CH_V1, whole genome shotgun sequence genome, CTGCAAATTCGTGCATATTTGTTGCAGCCCTAACAGCAACGGTAGGATTTGCAGCAGCCATCACTGTGCCAGGTGGAAACAATCAAGACAGTGGTTTTCCACTATTCTCCAACGAAAGGGTCTTCACAGTTTTTGCTGTTTCGGTTGCATTCTGTCTGTTCTCTTCTGTTGCCTCTGTGCTAATGTTTTTGTCTATCCTCACCTCGAGATATGCAGAAGAGGATTTTCTTAGACGACTTCCAAAGAGATTAATTCTAGGCCTTAGTACGCTATTCGTTTCAATGACATCTCTGATGATAGCGTTTGGTGCTACGACTTACCTCGTTTTTGGTCAGAAAAAGAGATGGATAATCTATCCAGTCTACACAGGAGCCTATATTACAGCAGTCCTCTTTATGGACTTGCAATTTGGTCTCTTGTGGGAGATGTTTATGTCCACATATGGTCCAAGCATTTTTCGTAAGCAGAGCTCGCGTGTACTTTACTAGTAAGCAAAGAGGGAAAATAGTGCAGGCTTGTTCTTCTTGTATTTGTGTTTGAACAAAGGGAAAGTGAAAACTTGACCACTAGCTCCTTTTTATTTGTGTTGCATGACAATTTGTGTTTGAACAAAGGGAAAGTGAAAAATTGAGATCCAGCTGATATTTATTCGTGTTGGAAGACAATTTGTGTTTGTCTTGCTTTGTTTCCTTATATTTCCCAGTACACGTGCTTTAATAGTATTCTCAAATAGTAGTATACTTTAAGACAATCCTGCTTCATTATTCATtcattattaaaattttcattgaATCACAAAGGAGATTGTAGCTTCTCTGTTACTACCTTTATTCAGCGGAAACTATTAATCGTTGTATTTTGCCTTGCTTTTGTAGCTTGTCTTTGGTAGAATATTGGCGGAATACATAAATAGGCCATCGAACTTGGcctcagctggcaagtatgccctcTAACTTtaggtgtgcacaagtaggctcctcaacttgtataaagttgaacaagtAAACACTAATGCCCACGTGACACTGATTAAATAaaacgacaaatattttgagataagtatttttaaaaaggacgacaaatattttgagacggagggagtattatgtaAGAGTGGAATTTTTCTAATGATATGAAGTGAGATTAATGTCTATCTTCATCTTCCATCCTCTTTGTGCCTTATGATATTATAAAAGGCCCGCCTTGTATTTCCAACAATGGCCATAA contains:
- the LOC132061606 gene encoding ankyrin repeat-containing protein ITN1-like; amino-acid sequence: MCMQEVEKLVQPTFRTKTNSKGETPKMVFTDEHKELVKEGEKWMKETANSCIFVAALTATVGFAAAITVPGGNNQDSGFPLFSNERVFTVFAVSVAFCLFSSVASVLMFLSILTSRYAEEDFLRRLPKRLILGLSTLFVSMTSLMIAFGATTYLVFGQKKRWIIYPVYTGAYITAVLFMDLQFGLLWEMFMSTYGPSIFRKQSSRVLY